In one window of Procambarus clarkii isolate CNS0578487 chromosome 63, FALCON_Pclarkii_2.0, whole genome shotgun sequence DNA:
- the LOC138354429 gene encoding uncharacterized protein, whose translation MCVEAILFEEVISTGSSSSSYKTSPNMDLPSTSNGLQGKFLRRCTNCKQCVHVRSNVCKFCQCDFRNSRELMKKEEEARFLLKGKKALERNTASRVLRRIENQLTYLRGCGYESIVIYYKKGPARQEEDKKIFTTNFFLSRTRKLDADKLTLGSEGDSDNALEKNPDELQVQQVHKVQKVPQVQEIQQLQKVPQVEHLQKVPPVQQGLPLAILQKQQEVQVVKFEPQGTTPGKQCSNNGMGILKYLRKQVKKDKQ comes from the exons atgtgtgttgaagctattctctttgaagaagtcatctcgacaggatcttccagctccagctataaaacttcaccaaacatggatctacctagtacatcaaatg gtcttcagggaaaattcttgaggagatgcacaaactgcaaacaatgtgtgcatgtccgaagcaatgtttgcaagttctgccagtgtgacttccgaaacagtagagaattaatgaagaaagaagaggaagcccgttttctacttaaaggcaagaaggctttagaacgaaatacagcaagccgggttctacgaaggattgaaaatcag ctaacatatctgcgtggctgtgggtatgaatcaatcgttatctattacaagaaaggaccagcacgacaagaagaggacaagaagatcttcaccactaacttctttttgt cacgcacaaggaagcttgatgcagataaacttacattaggatcagaaggtgatagcgataatgccctggaaaaaaatcctgacgagctacaagtgcagcaggtgcataaagtccaaaaggtaccgcaggtgcaagaaattcaacaattacaaaaagttccgcaggtggaacatttacaaaaagttccgccggtgcaacaagggctaccattagcaatccttcagaaacagcaagaagtacaagtagtaaaatttgaaccacagggaactacaccaggaaaacagtgtagtaacaacggaatgggaattttaaaatacctgaggaaacaggtaaaaaaggacaaacaatag